The SAR324 cluster bacterium genome window below encodes:
- a CDS encoding alpha/beta hydrolase — protein sequence MIVVSNRNLQPKHPPLERFGSGFNSKGPDELRVAKAWKESNSWQVEILPDTMRGASGKRITASESVFLETQERARTQGIDILVYVHGFNDDFGKMLERCWQMEQLYGLEIILFSWPANGRNGSAVSGRVEGLLSYLSDKRDALRSVIAFDRFLEKLNQHFRKHSEVSQTCNRKISLLVHSMGVYLLKNWLKSSAYQGETSVFDNIILAAPDVNHEAHAEWVDQIEHRRRLYITINENDVALMASRMKWGERQQTRLGHYARNLVAKHAVYLDLTRTAHVGVSHTCFVGDPVEQNPHLRRVFHALFHGDPIEKELQWDLQSGAFLVR from the coding sequence ATGATTGTGGTCAGCAACAGAAATCTGCAACCCAAACATCCGCCGCTGGAGCGGTTTGGCTCAGGATTCAATTCCAAAGGGCCTGACGAATTACGGGTGGCCAAGGCTTGGAAAGAAAGCAACAGTTGGCAGGTGGAGATTTTACCGGACACAATGCGCGGGGCCAGTGGCAAACGGATAACGGCCAGTGAATCCGTGTTTTTGGAGACACAGGAACGGGCTCGCACTCAAGGCATCGATATTCTGGTTTATGTTCACGGATTCAATGATGATTTCGGAAAAATGCTGGAACGCTGCTGGCAGATGGAACAGCTTTACGGGTTGGAAATCATTCTGTTCAGTTGGCCCGCCAATGGCCGGAACGGATCAGCGGTTTCTGGTCGTGTGGAAGGCCTGCTGTCCTATCTCAGTGATAAACGGGACGCGTTACGCTCGGTCATTGCCTTTGACCGTTTTCTGGAAAAACTCAATCAGCATTTTCGCAAACATTCTGAAGTGTCACAAACCTGCAACCGGAAAATCTCCCTGTTGGTTCATAGCATGGGGGTCTATCTGCTCAAAAACTGGCTCAAATCTTCTGCGTATCAAGGGGAAACGAGTGTGTTTGACAACATCATTCTGGCGGCGCCCGATGTGAATCATGAGGCTCATGCGGAGTGGGTGGACCAGATTGAGCATCGCCGCAGGTTGTATATCACGATCAATGAAAACGATGTGGCACTGATGGCCTCACGCATGAAATGGGGAGAACGACAACAAACCCGGTTGGGACATTATGCCCGCAATCTGGTCGCGAAACACGCAGTGTATCTTGATCTGACCCGGACAGCTCATGTGGGAGTTTCCCATACCTGTTTTGTGGGAGATCCAGTGGAACAAAACCCGCATTTGCGTCGGGTTTTTCATGCCCTGTTTCATGGAGATCCCATTGAAAAGGAGCTTCAATGGGACCTCCAGAGCGGTGCGTTTCTGGTGAGATGA
- a CDS encoding PAS domain-containing protein, with amino-acid sequence MEPEIINEIQETPTEPMYYVGVGASAGGLEALESFFKHMPADTGLTFIVIQHLSPDYKTLMVELLSKHTALEVVTIEEGMQACQNTVYLIPPKKNLTIFHGTLLLNEQEVPRGINLPIDIFFRSLADDQKEKAIGIILSGTGSDGTRGVRAIKENGGMVMVQDEDSSKFDGMPRSAIATGVPDFVLRPEQMPSQLLSFVKNPYGATKHSSGLFPSEDGLMRIFSLLRERHRVDFTYYKPNTVIRRIERRMTVNQIPKLTDYVKFLESYPRELLSLYNELLIGVTYFFRDGEAFETLRTKWLPTLIEKAENKQLRIWVAGCSTGEEAYSLAMLCRECMEELNVFLDVKIFATDVDKDAITIAGTGAYPESITADLSPELITKYFQKRDENYVVTRKIREMVVFAQHNLIKDPPFTNMDLISCRNLLIYLQPVLQKKVFQLFNFSLNAHGILLLGPSESLGDMADFFEAVDHKWKIYLSRGRSKYLTQMSELPHVVEKRNGYPTSVKQSDYEQDRFLQRFLEFIAQDYQPFAVVVNEHMELVFVLNDQNHFLKYPFGKTSQEINKVIIDELKIPISTGLQKAFSSNETLRYNSVRIYSGNTPLSVDIRICPLPEKRNRERLVGIFITESKQPVISEMLPEKNTFDVSKESEQRILDLEHELQFTRENLQATVEELETSNEELQATNEELLASNEELQSTNEELQSVNEELYTVNAELQQKIIEMTQLNNDMDNLLKNRDVGMLFLGPDLKIRKFTQEINRIFQVIDSDIGRPITHLNHRLIKVNPLAWIQEVLDNDTLIEQEVINDQQHWYLLKINPYYEDGEPLGVVISAIDIQSLKLTQQELEQEKRRLDLSQELVGIGSWELDLQSELIQCFDLAFEILDHPRNVPLTLDEFISKAHPDDQENLNSFIRKTVVQESDEILEHRLIKNGEVFLVREKLKVIRNHQGEPSGILGVIQDVNSGMVQCPLGNSQSCSLR; translated from the coding sequence ATGGAACCTGAAATTATTAATGAAATTCAAGAAACTCCTACAGAACCGATGTACTATGTAGGCGTCGGTGCCTCAGCCGGAGGCCTGGAAGCGCTGGAATCCTTTTTCAAGCACATGCCTGCTGATACTGGATTAACCTTTATCGTGATTCAGCATCTTTCTCCGGATTACAAGACGCTGATGGTGGAACTGCTATCAAAACATACGGCCCTGGAAGTTGTCACCATTGAAGAAGGCATGCAGGCTTGCCAGAACACGGTTTATCTGATTCCACCCAAAAAAAACCTGACCATTTTCCATGGGACATTGTTGCTCAACGAACAGGAAGTTCCACGGGGGATCAACCTCCCGATTGATATTTTTTTCCGTTCGTTAGCCGATGACCAGAAAGAGAAAGCCATCGGCATCATTTTGTCTGGTACAGGCAGTGATGGCACACGGGGTGTGCGAGCCATCAAGGAAAATGGCGGCATGGTCATGGTGCAGGATGAAGATTCATCCAAATTTGACGGAATGCCCCGTAGCGCTATCGCCACCGGCGTGCCTGATTTTGTTCTGCGCCCTGAGCAAATGCCCTCCCAACTATTATCCTTTGTAAAAAATCCTTATGGTGCGACCAAACATTCATCCGGTCTGTTTCCCAGTGAAGATGGCTTGATGCGAATTTTCTCCTTGTTAAGGGAACGACACCGTGTCGATTTCACCTATTACAAACCCAACACGGTTATCCGGCGCATTGAACGGCGCATGACAGTCAATCAGATTCCAAAACTGACAGACTATGTCAAATTTCTGGAAAGCTACCCCAGAGAATTGCTCTCATTGTATAATGAATTGCTCATTGGCGTGACTTATTTTTTCAGGGATGGAGAAGCCTTTGAAACACTCCGGACCAAATGGTTGCCGACACTGATAGAGAAAGCCGAAAATAAACAGCTCCGAATCTGGGTCGCCGGATGCTCGACCGGAGAAGAAGCTTACTCACTGGCCATGCTGTGCCGGGAATGCATGGAAGAACTCAACGTGTTTCTGGATGTCAAGATTTTCGCCACCGATGTGGATAAAGATGCCATCACGATTGCCGGAACCGGAGCGTATCCGGAAAGCATCACGGCGGATCTTTCGCCGGAACTCATCACCAAATATTTCCAGAAACGCGATGAAAACTATGTGGTTACACGAAAAATCAGGGAAATGGTGGTCTTTGCCCAACATAATCTGATCAAGGACCCGCCGTTCACCAACATGGATCTGATCAGTTGCCGGAACCTGCTGATCTATCTGCAACCTGTTCTGCAGAAAAAGGTTTTTCAGCTCTTTAATTTTTCTCTGAACGCTCATGGCATTCTATTGCTGGGACCCAGTGAGTCGTTGGGGGACATGGCTGATTTTTTTGAGGCTGTGGACCATAAATGGAAAATCTATCTTTCACGGGGACGCTCCAAATACCTGACACAAATGTCGGAATTGCCGCATGTCGTCGAAAAACGCAATGGTTACCCGACCAGTGTCAAGCAATCGGATTATGAACAAGACCGGTTTTTACAACGTTTTCTGGAATTCATTGCTCAGGATTATCAACCGTTTGCTGTGGTGGTGAATGAACACATGGAACTGGTGTTTGTGCTCAATGACCAGAATCATTTTCTGAAATATCCTTTTGGTAAAACCTCACAGGAGATCAACAAGGTTATCATTGATGAACTTAAAATCCCGATCTCCACAGGTCTGCAGAAAGCCTTCAGTTCCAATGAAACACTCCGCTACAACAGTGTACGGATTTATTCCGGAAACACTCCCCTGAGTGTGGATATTCGCATTTGTCCATTACCGGAAAAACGAAACCGCGAACGTCTGGTCGGCATTTTCATTACGGAATCCAAACAACCTGTCATCAGTGAAATGTTGCCGGAAAAGAACACGTTTGATGTCAGCAAGGAAAGTGAGCAACGTATTCTGGATCTGGAGCATGAACTTCAGTTCACCCGTGAAAACCTTCAGGCAACAGTAGAGGAACTGGAAACCTCCAATGAAGAATTGCAGGCAACCAACGAAGAACTGCTCGCCAGCAATGAAGAACTTCAAAGCACCAATGAAGAATTGCAATCCGTGAATGAGGAACTCTATACGGTGAACGCTGAATTGCAGCAGAAAATCATTGAAATGACACAACTGAACAATGACATGGATAACCTGTTAAAAAACAGGGATGTCGGCATGCTCTTTTTGGGACCTGATCTGAAAATCCGCAAATTCACACAGGAAATTAACAGGATTTTTCAAGTGATTGACAGCGACATTGGACGCCCCATCACACACTTGAATCATCGATTGATTAAGGTGAATCCGCTTGCCTGGATTCAGGAGGTGCTGGACAATGATACTTTAATCGAGCAGGAAGTCATCAATGATCAGCAACATTGGTATCTGCTGAAAATCAATCCCTACTATGAAGATGGCGAGCCTTTAGGTGTTGTGATCTCAGCCATTGATATTCAGTCCTTGAAACTGACCCAGCAGGAACTGGAACAGGAAAAAAGGCGACTGGACCTGTCTCAGGAACTTGTGGGAATCGGCAGTTGGGAGTTGGATCTTCAGTCAGAACTGATCCAGTGTTTTGATCTTGCGTTTGAGATTTTGGACCATCCCCGGAACGTTCCCTTGACGCTGGATGAATTTATCAGTAAGGCCCATCCTGATGATCAGGAAAATCTGAACAGTTTCATTCGCAAGACTGTCGTGCAGGAAAGCGACGAAATACTGGAGCATCGTCTTATAAAAAATGGAGAGGTTTTCTTGGTCCGGGAAAAATTGAAAGTGATCAGAAATCACCAGGGCGAACCCTCGGGCATATTAGGCGTGATTCAGGATGTGAACAGTGGCATGGTCCAATGTCCGCTTGGAAACAGCCAATCATGTTCCCTTCGTTGA
- a CDS encoding CopG family transcriptional regulator produces the protein MQELRGRPVKFKSKMSDRLTIRLPDELLKFLEDHCVRNGSSKSELVQRIISQYSKDLYSEENEPTENSTPTESDTDLRAPAPLPQTAPALQSTRLIEKNDTLQESSLYLALAQKMVNESKKLIANSRLQMQSGKKL, from the coding sequence ATGCAAGAACTTCGTGGAAGACCAGTCAAATTTAAATCAAAAATGTCCGACAGACTGACTATTCGCCTGCCAGATGAGCTGTTAAAATTTCTGGAAGATCATTGTGTTCGCAACGGTTCCAGCAAATCAGAACTGGTTCAACGAATTATCAGTCAATACAGCAAAGATCTTTATTCTGAAGAAAATGAACCTACGGAAAACAGCACACCAACAGAGTCGGACACTGATTTGAGAGCACCTGCGCCATTGCCGCAAACAGCGCCAGCTCTTCAATCAACCAGACTGATTGAGAAAAATGATACACTTCAGGAAAGCAGTCTCTATTTGGCCTTAGCCCAGAAAATGGTGAACGAAAGCAAAAAGTTGATTGCAAACAGCAGACTTCAGATGCAAAGCGGTAAAAAACTTTAA
- a CDS encoding response regulator, whose translation MEDISTKILQLKQDPRYANLYQQAAELLKKTQDESNRDGIDTLQEALHEINVYQVELLMQNDELQHTQKELQQVNQRYVHLFENAPVGYMIINQHLQILEANKTLCVMLSMTRNQLLKRSLIPFLRSGDSKYFFQFLNELEHGNKACRVTALKGLEGLYIPVRMDGIKLDLESGDVQYQIALTDMTSQALLEKQLRMIQKTDAVGTLATGIAHDFNNEMNIILGFTNLIAETKDNAEEHPRYLQMILNAGGRATQLAKQILSYQRDVNPHLDLVDITPIVKETFNMIKTLAPANVDVTSMLPASCAPVLTNASSIHEILVNLCTNAIQAMSQNEFGKLHVYLGTAHIAASQGSKKNILPGDYVKLTVSDTGGGIPQKFRQKIFEPMFTTKERDIGTGLGLYNVKTLVEQQHGYIDFESILGQGTAFHVLFPVQPQQTVVSGVSEEKKILSGSHKLLIIEDSSEQLELYSLALSSLGYYIVGCENGYDALQQLQQNPHHFDVIIVDHRLPDIQGRYLIEQMHELSPATPIILTTGYIGDTDLEKLKQAGVLSFMHKPVLFNELTHLIHHLAKA comes from the coding sequence ATGGAAGATATTTCTACAAAAATATTACAATTAAAACAAGACCCACGTTATGCAAATTTGTATCAACAGGCGGCTGAACTCCTGAAAAAAACACAGGATGAATCGAATCGGGACGGCATAGATACCTTGCAGGAGGCTTTGCATGAAATCAATGTGTATCAAGTGGAACTCCTGATGCAAAATGATGAACTGCAACATACTCAAAAAGAATTACAGCAGGTGAATCAGAGATATGTCCATTTGTTTGAAAATGCGCCTGTCGGATACATGATCATCAATCAGCACCTGCAGATTCTGGAAGCCAATAAGACTTTGTGCGTTATGTTGTCCATGACTCGCAATCAACTGCTCAAACGGTCGTTGATTCCCTTTCTGCGTTCGGGTGACAGCAAATATTTTTTTCAATTTCTGAATGAGCTGGAACACGGAAACAAGGCCTGTCGTGTGACTGCGCTCAAAGGACTGGAGGGGTTGTATATCCCAGTAAGAATGGATGGGATAAAACTGGATCTCGAGTCAGGGGATGTGCAATATCAGATTGCGCTCACTGACATGACCTCGCAGGCCCTCCTGGAAAAACAGCTTCGCATGATTCAGAAAACCGATGCGGTGGGAACGCTGGCCACAGGCATTGCGCACGACTTCAATAATGAAATGAATATCATTCTGGGATTCACTAATCTTATTGCGGAAACAAAAGACAATGCGGAAGAGCATCCGCGCTATTTACAGATGATATTAAATGCAGGGGGACGGGCCACACAATTGGCGAAACAGATTCTCAGCTATCAACGGGATGTGAACCCGCATCTGGATCTTGTGGATATCACACCGATTGTCAAGGAAACGTTCAACATGATCAAAACACTTGCTCCAGCAAATGTGGATGTAACAAGCATGCTTCCAGCCAGTTGCGCACCCGTGTTAACCAATGCTTCGAGCATCCATGAAATATTGGTCAATCTTTGTACCAACGCGATTCAGGCCATGTCACAGAACGAATTCGGGAAACTCCATGTATATCTTGGCACAGCACATATCGCGGCGAGCCAGGGTTCAAAGAAAAATATTCTACCCGGGGATTATGTGAAACTCACCGTGAGTGATACCGGCGGGGGAATTCCGCAAAAATTCCGACAAAAAATTTTTGAACCCATGTTTACCACCAAAGAGCGTGATATTGGCACAGGGTTGGGACTTTACAATGTGAAAACACTGGTGGAGCAACAGCATGGGTATATTGACTTTGAAAGTATCTTGGGTCAGGGAACCGCGTTTCATGTGCTGTTTCCGGTTCAGCCTCAGCAAACGGTGGTTAGTGGTGTGTCTGAGGAGAAAAAAATTCTTTCCGGAAGCCATAAACTACTCATCATTGAAGACAGTTCAGAACAACTGGAGTTGTATTCGCTGGCACTTTCATCACTTGGATATTACATCGTTGGCTGTGAAAATGGCTATGATGCGTTACAACAGTTACAACAGAACCCACACCACTTTGATGTCATTATCGTGGATCATCGCCTTCCTGATATTCAGGGGCGGTATTTGATAGAACAGATGCATGAACTTTCACCCGCAACACCCATAATCCTGACCACAGGGTATATTGGTGACACTGATCTGGAAAAGTTGAAACAGGCAGGTGTTCTTTCTTTTATGCACAAGCCGGTTTTGTTCAACGAACTCACACACTTGATCCATCATCTCGCAAAGGCTTAA
- a CDS encoding response regulator, whose product MNVPIETVVQFITDMASGQLGNRMSVTGTSEELDAIALGLNMLAEELQATMVSNAKYLQAEKELKRKILEQNSLYEISRLENQQEISQDEYFEKALALIQKILPGDIHICVILETGEVYKTAGFTKKLKPQVHELRIGGKFWGLIEFHGTDQRIFDLDLLALWTSHLCGFLYKRHNHNRLMETAEQLRIHQVELEMQNDELRQTQKELEISHDRFANLFDFAPVGYMLIDPHGIIKQVNQTASHMLNRTRQKLVQKPFSLFLRDHSPEIFFHFLMKMFRDNHAESCDLRLYISATDYLDVSISGSISASAGGDRLCHINLTDITRIKSTEKQLKIKDHAIQSSNNAIVLTDSSGQITYLNPAFKQMWKVPDGERVVGQNLVNYFETEERCYEMIASIYKNGQQLKEMSAKGKNNKMFPVQVSGSLIRTDVEDPAQIMLSMVNLTNQKQLEKELLHAQKMESLGHLAGGIAHEFNNILHAMMGFAEMLMDNHQDEKTLRYVKHILDGGSRASDLIKQILTFSRAGNVKYEPLTLSEIVKDSVNMMKSIIPATIEIQTHFSCTDCKVNANATQIHQILMNLCTNSFHAMPKGGILTISLERIQHKTLGKEYDFEWEQSDYVRLSIRDTGEGIPELIQKNIFDPFFTTKEVGSGTGLGLAVVHGIAQAHNAHIHLKSKPGKGTTIEILFPVVETVESNPDIALEAPLPENAPVEQNFKIVIVEDESVLSKIYQEFLTEKGYDVSLFNNGLEAWQFMGENGKFVDLVLTDYSMPKMSGVELSKNLNELCPDIPVVLITGFGDMIKHDRSKYPNIKSYLPKPTTLQSLLGAIQQILSNKGSQEGTGT is encoded by the coding sequence ATGAATGTTCCGATAGAGACGGTTGTGCAATTCATTACGGATATGGCCTCAGGACAACTGGGCAATCGAATGTCTGTGACAGGTACCAGTGAAGAACTGGATGCCATTGCGTTAGGTTTGAACATGCTCGCGGAGGAGCTCCAGGCGACCATGGTTTCCAACGCGAAGTATCTACAGGCTGAAAAGGAGTTAAAAAGAAAAATACTTGAACAGAACAGTCTTTATGAAATCTCAAGACTGGAGAACCAACAGGAAATTTCTCAAGATGAGTATTTTGAAAAGGCCCTGGCTTTGATTCAAAAAATATTGCCCGGGGACATCCATATTTGTGTCATTCTTGAGACAGGCGAGGTTTATAAAACGGCAGGTTTTACAAAAAAGCTGAAGCCTCAGGTCCATGAGTTGAGAATTGGCGGAAAATTTTGGGGACTGATTGAATTTCATGGCACAGATCAACGGATTTTTGATTTGGACTTACTGGCGTTGTGGACCTCTCACTTGTGTGGTTTTCTATACAAAAGGCATAACCACAACAGATTGATGGAAACAGCGGAGCAATTGCGGATCCATCAGGTAGAACTGGAGATGCAGAATGATGAACTGCGCCAGACACAAAAAGAACTGGAAATATCGCATGATCGTTTTGCGAATTTGTTTGATTTCGCGCCAGTGGGATACATGCTGATTGATCCACATGGAATTATCAAACAGGTTAATCAGACGGCCTCCCACATGCTCAACCGGACCAGGCAAAAACTGGTGCAAAAACCATTTTCCCTGTTTTTAAGAGACCATTCCCCTGAAATCTTTTTTCATTTTTTAATGAAAATGTTTCGTGACAATCATGCGGAGTCCTGTGACCTCCGTCTGTATATTTCGGCAACGGATTATCTGGATGTCAGCATCAGTGGTTCTATTTCAGCGAGTGCTGGTGGAGACCGGTTATGCCATATCAATCTTACCGATATCACCAGAATCAAATCCACGGAGAAACAACTTAAAATCAAGGACCATGCGATTCAGTCTTCCAATAACGCGATTGTCCTGACTGATTCATCGGGGCAAATCACGTATTTAAATCCCGCATTCAAACAAATGTGGAAGGTTCCAGATGGTGAACGTGTGGTTGGGCAGAACCTGGTCAATTATTTTGAGACCGAAGAACGCTGTTATGAAATGATCGCCAGCATCTATAAAAATGGCCAGCAATTGAAGGAAATGTCAGCCAAAGGGAAAAATAATAAAATGTTCCCTGTGCAGGTTTCAGGTTCTCTCATCAGAACTGATGTTGAAGATCCTGCGCAAATCATGCTTTCCATGGTCAACCTTACCAACCAGAAACAGTTGGAAAAAGAGTTGCTCCATGCCCAGAAAATGGAATCGTTAGGGCATCTTGCCGGAGGAATTGCCCATGAATTCAATAATATTCTGCATGCGATGATGGGCTTTGCCGAGATGTTGATGGACAACCATCAGGATGAAAAAACCCTCAGGTATGTGAAACATATTCTTGATGGTGGCTCCCGTGCTTCGGATCTGATCAAGCAGATTCTGACGTTCAGTCGTGCGGGAAATGTCAAATATGAACCGCTGACTCTGTCTGAAATTGTCAAGGACTCTGTCAATATGATGAAATCCATCATTCCGGCGACCATTGAAATACAAACCCATTTTTCCTGTACAGATTGCAAGGTCAACGCAAACGCGACACAGATTCACCAGATTTTGATGAATCTGTGTACCAATTCATTCCATGCCATGCCCAAAGGTGGAATACTCACCATCTCACTGGAACGGATTCAGCACAAAACCTTAGGAAAAGAATATGATTTTGAATGGGAACAATCAGATTATGTCCGGTTATCCATTCGTGACACTGGCGAAGGCATCCCTGAACTTATCCAGAAAAATATCTTTGATCCATTTTTTACCACCAAGGAAGTCGGAAGCGGTACAGGCTTAGGCCTGGCTGTGGTGCATGGCATCGCCCAGGCGCATAACGCGCATATCCATCTGAAAAGCAAACCGGGAAAAGGAACAACCATTGAAATTCTGTTTCCCGTTGTTGAAACGGTAGAATCAAATCCGGACATTGCACTTGAGGCACCTCTTCCGGAGAACGCTCCTGTTGAGCAGAATTTTAAAATTGTGATTGTGGAAGATGAATCGGTTCTTTCTAAAATCTATCAAGAATTTTTGACTGAAAAAGGTTATGACGTGTCCCTGTTCAACAACGGGTTGGAGGCCTGGCAATTCATGGGGGAAAATGGAAAATTTGTGGATCTGGTGCTGACGGATTATTCCATGCCTAAGATGTCTGGTGTTGAATTGAGTAAAAACCTGAACGAACTTTGTCCTGATATTCCCGTTGTGTTGATCACCGGCTTTGGTGACATGATCAAACATGATCGGAGCAAATATCCCAACATAAAATCATATTTGCCTAAACCCACGACACTTCAGTCATTGCTGGGCGCCATACAACAAATATTGTCAAACAAAGGAAGTCAGGAAGGAACAGGCACCTGA
- the thiD gene encoding bifunctional hydroxymethylpyrimidine kinase/phosphomethylpyrimidine kinase produces MIPFALTIAGSDSSGGAGIQADLKTFAAHQVFGTSAITCITAQNPGEVIAISPVPPEIVFAQIKAVFDWHPVPAVKTGMLFSADIIKQVVRALRQFSPQWLVVDPVMVASSGAVLLEQAAIQSLTRDLLPIARLITPNTREAEILADMPIKDYESVRRAAKKIHDRFHTAVLLKGGHLPVDQESCDYFYDGLEDFDFRASFLPISDVHGTGCTLSAAITAGLATGKSLKQSIQQAKDYITQSLQSAVIVQKRHTLRHFR; encoded by the coding sequence ATGATTCCTTTTGCCTTGACCATCGCCGGTTCAGACAGCAGTGGCGGAGCCGGCATTCAGGCTGATCTGAAAACATTTGCCGCCCATCAGGTCTTTGGAACTTCCGCCATCACTTGCATCACGGCACAAAATCCGGGTGAAGTCATCGCGATCTCTCCAGTTCCTCCCGAAATAGTATTTGCCCAGATCAAGGCTGTGTTTGACTGGCATCCCGTGCCTGCGGTTAAAACAGGAATGCTGTTTTCCGCTGATATTATTAAACAGGTGGTGCGGGCATTGCGTCAATTCAGTCCACAATGGCTGGTGGTGGACCCGGTCATGGTTGCTTCGAGCGGAGCTGTGCTCCTGGAACAAGCAGCGATTCAATCCCTGACGCGGGATTTACTGCCGATTGCGCGGTTGATCACCCCCAATACCCGTGAAGCGGAAATTCTGGCGGATATGCCAATTAAAGATTATGAATCCGTGCGCCGGGCCGCGAAAAAAATCCATGATCGGTTTCATACCGCGGTGTTGCTGAAAGGTGGCCACCTGCCTGTCGATCAAGAATCTTGTGATTATTTTTATGATGGCCTTGAGGACTTTGATTTTCGGGCGTCATTTCTACCGATCAGCGATGTGCATGGTACCGGATGCACGTTATCTGCCGCCATAACGGCCGGTCTGGCAACCGGAAAATCCCTGAAGCAGAGTATTCAGCAAGCCAAGGATTATATCACCCAATCCCTGCAATCAGCCGTTATCGTGCAGAAACGCCATACCTTGCGGCATTTTCGCTGA
- a CDS encoding phosphoribosylamine--glycine ligase has product MAPKILVLGVGAFAQSIMRIMRRQQAEVFCYLTRNYGHYGPSQEGQVWDSRQHPSPIPVIQQIKPDLIIPMSIDWHTSAWSEELLAQNIPVFCPKGTAIQLEVDRAFARDLCREYGVPFPSSYRVQNRIEALSLMKKDPKPYVIKNPLCSPFSPVHTVVCESIDDTLGWLDRIDYAEGVFLQEYLGTAEAGHFVFVSDGEIFSIATNQEYKRAFNQNMGPVAGAPMGGLVEQDPQDKYGLAKELIMPLQPWLKANHFYGPLQVTAIRYQEQWHAIEYNVRLGVTSGALFLSMLENSLEVVLDIMRATPPKFHWNAQKPFGCSLSLAGYGYPYVVPQAPSIPVTVSGSPDPDCDIWWNEVEQVKGQLHMRDHKVAEMGHRIADVNVCGSDLQEVIQKTYANIRKIRCLASYYRTDVGQSLWPPGTGY; this is encoded by the coding sequence ATGGCACCCAAAATATTGGTTCTCGGAGTGGGCGCATTTGCCCAGTCGATCATGCGTATCATGCGGAGGCAACAAGCTGAGGTTTTTTGTTATCTTACCCGAAATTATGGCCACTACGGCCCGTCGCAGGAAGGTCAGGTCTGGGACTCCCGTCAACACCCTTCGCCGATTCCGGTCATTCAACAGATCAAACCGGATCTGATCATCCCAATGTCCATTGACTGGCACACTTCAGCCTGGTCTGAAGAATTGCTGGCACAGAACATACCGGTTTTCTGTCCGAAAGGAACAGCCATCCAGCTTGAAGTGGACCGTGCCTTTGCCAGGGATTTGTGCCGGGAATATGGTGTTCCGTTCCCCAGTTCCTATCGGGTTCAAAACAGAATTGAAGCACTCTCGTTGATGAAAAAAGATCCCAAACCCTATGTGATTAAAAATCCGTTATGCTCCCCCTTCAGTCCAGTGCATACGGTTGTGTGTGAAAGCATCGATGACACGTTGGGATGGCTTGACCGGATTGATTATGCGGAAGGAGTTTTTCTGCAGGAGTATCTGGGTACTGCTGAAGCCGGACATTTTGTGTTTGTGAGTGATGGAGAAATTTTCAGCATTGCCACCAATCAGGAATATAAACGGGCTTTCAATCAAAACATGGGACCCGTGGCGGGTGCCCCCATGGGAGGACTGGTGGAACAGGATCCCCAAGACAAATATGGCCTGGCAAAAGAGTTGATCATGCCGCTCCAACCCTGGCTGAAAGCCAATCATTTTTATGGTCCGCTTCAGGTCACGGCAATCCGTTATCAGGAACAATGGCATGCGATTGAATACAATGTCCGGCTTGGTGTGACATCCGGGGCACTGTTTCTGAGTATGCTTGAAAATTCGCTGGAAGTTGTGTTGGACATCATGCGGGCAACGCCCCCCAAATTCCACTGGAATGCGCAAAAACCATTTGGATGTTCGCTGAGTCTTGCTGGTTATGGTTATCCCTATGTGGTTCCTCAAGCTCCCAGCATTCCCGTGACAGTATCGGGTTCACCGGATCCGGACTGTGACATCTGGTGGAATGAAGTGGAACAGGTCAAAGGACAGTTGCACATGAGAGATCACAAAGTGGCCGAAATGGGGCACCGTATTGCGGATGTGAATGTGTGCGGTTCCGATCTGCAGGAGGTGATTCAGAAAACGTATGCGAATATCCGGAAAATTCGTTGTCTGGCCAGTTATTATCGAACCGACGTCGGCCAGAGCTTATGGCCACCCGGGACAGGTTATTGA